ACGAAGTGACCGGTTGGATCATCGTGCAGCCGGTGGCGTTGACACTCGTTCAACAAGGGGCCCGGCCGGTCCCGGTCGGAGTCGAAACTGGCGGCCCGCTGGGCCAGGCCGATGTAGACGGTGCCGACGGGTTTATCCGTGGTTCCCCCACCGGGACCGGCGATGCCGGTGGTCGAGAGGGCCAGGTCGGCGTCGAGGCGTTCGAGGGCGCCGCGGGCCATGGCGGCGGCGGTCTGGTGGCTGACGGCGCCGTGCTCGGCCAGGACGTCGCCCGGCACGTCGAGGAGTTTTTGTTTGACGTCGTTCGAGTAGGCGATCACCCCGCCGACGTAATAGTCGGAGCTGCCCGGCGGGTCGGTCAGCCACTTGCCCAGCTTGCCGGCGGTGCAGCTCTCGGCGGTGGCCAGGGTGAGGGATCGGCCGCGCAGCAGCCCGCCGACGGTCTCGGTCAGGGTGCCGCGACCGCGGTTGTAGATACAGGAGCCGACGACGCGCTCCAGCTCGCGCTCCAGAGTGCTGAAGCGCCGGGCGGCGGCCGCGTCGTCGGTGGCGAGGAAGGCAGTCAGCCGCAAGTCTACTATACCATGGCCGGGCAGGTAGGCCAGAGCGAAGCCGGCCTCGTCGAGGCGGGTGGTCAGACCGGAGCGCTCCAGGCGCTCGGCCAGAACGCTTTCGGAAACGCCGACGGTGCGCAGGGTGGTCTTGCGTCCGACGACGTCGGCGCCGACGAGTTGGCTCAGGGCGTCACGGACGCCGACGCGCCAGAGCTCGACGACCTCCCGGGGTACGCCGGGTAGCAGGACGAGGGTGCCGTTTTCGTCGGTGTAGAGCTGGGCCGGGGCGGTACCGGCGGGGTTGTAGATCAGTCGGCCGCCGACCAGGCGCAGGAACTGGTTCTCGTTGAGGGCGGGCATGCGAATGCCCCGCCGCGCGAAGACCTCGCGCACCCGGCGGGCCTGCTCGGGGTCGACGGTCAATTCGGCTTCCAAAAAGCGGGCCGCCGTCGGCAGGGTGATGTCGTCGGCCGTCGGCCCCAGGCCGCCCGTGGTAATCACCAGCTCGGCCTCGGATCGCGCCCTTGCCAAAGCCCGGACGATGGCGGCGGCCTCGTCGGGTACACTGAAGCGGGCGACGACGCGGACTCCCAGCTCGCCCAGCCCCAGACCGAGGAAGGCCGAGTTGGTGTCCACGGTGTCGCCGGAGAGCAGTTCGTCACCGATGGTGATCAGGGCGGCTTTCACGGCGTCTCCGGTGCATGATCGGCTGGACGGCGCACGGCGCGGGCCTCGGGGCTGACCAGCTCGACCAGGCGGCCCGCCTCGTCGAGCCAGAGGATCAACCCCTGGGGACGAACCTCGACGGGCCGGGCCGTCAACCGCTCCCAGGTCGTGGTCAGCTCGGCGAGCTCGCCGACGTGCAGTATGAGGTCGTAATCC
This genomic window from Candidatus Coatesbacteria bacterium contains:
- a CDS encoding CinA family nicotinamide mononucleotide deamidase-related protein; this translates as MAAGLQSARGRPRRLAGKLRPVQRRRLRYRRRRRRRAVLSGRRHLRRLPCLSRPSPRALRRTQPRPVGRPGLALGLAERPQLPAAGPRPAPGAGLRPHTARRRARRADHDLGAVDGPARRGSSPGVDPLARRGGPPGRAGQPRGPRRAPSSRSCTGDAVKAALITIGDELLSGDTVDTNSAFLGLGLGELGVRVVARFSVPDEAAAIVRALARARSEAELVITTGGLGPTADDITLPTAARFLEAELTVDPEQARRVREVFARRGIRMPALNENQFLRLVGGRLIYNPAGTAPAQLYTDENGTLVLLPGVPREVVELWRVGVRDALSQLVGADVVGRKTTLRTVGVSESVLAERLERSGLTTRLDEAGFALAYLPGHGIVDLRLTAFLATDDAAAARRFSTLERELERVVGSCIYNRGRGTLTETVGGLLRGRSLTLATAESCTAGKLGKWLTDPPGSSDYYVGGVIAYSNDVKQKLLDVPGDVLAEHGAVSHQTAAAMARGALERLDADLALSTTGIAGPGGGTTDKPVGTVYIGLAQRAASFDSDRDRPGPLLNECQRHRLHDDPTGHFV